Proteins encoded in a region of the Candidatus Polarisedimenticolia bacterium genome:
- the acs gene encoding acetate--CoA ligase: MPPKKKIDTALDDLLKEKRTFAPSAEFRKLAAVKDDSLYKRAQRNPEQFWADLASELQWEKRWRKVLEWKAPDAKWFVGGRLNASVNCLDRHLKGARRNKAALIWEGEPGDRRTYTYKDLHREVCQFANVLKKLGVKTGDRVALYLPLIPELPIAMLACARIGAPHTVVFGGFSAESLRDRINDAGAKVLVTADGGYRRGSQVPLKQYADEAVAGCPTIKHVIMVNRGDFQVHFKEGRDHWWHVLMEEASADCPAVDVDSEHLLYILYTSGTTGKPKGIVHTTGGYLTGAYATTKHVFDLREEDVYWCTADIGWVTGHSYVVYGPLANGATVVMYEGSPDWPDRGRFWRIVEKYGVTIFYTAPTAIRAFMKWGDSFPKASDLSSLRLLGTVGEPINPEAWIWYHALIGGGRCPVVDTWWQTETGMILITPLPGVTRLKPGSATLAFPGIDAAVVNERGEEVKVGGGYLVLRRPWPSMLRGIYGDPKRFRQQYWSRFPGMYFTGDGAKRDADGYFWLLGRVDDVMNVAGHRIGTMEVESALVDHHSVAEAAVVGVDHDIKGTAIAAFVTLKEGTKSHANLVGELKEHVVKKIGAIARPEQILFSAELPKTRSGKIMRRLLRDIAGGHALGDTTTLADPAVVAALKQRYEEEG, from the coding sequence ATGCCGCCGAAGAAGAAAATCGACACGGCTCTCGACGACCTCCTGAAAGAGAAACGGACTTTCGCCCCCTCCGCCGAGTTTCGCAAGCTCGCCGCCGTCAAGGACGACTCGCTCTACAAGCGGGCGCAGCGCAACCCCGAGCAGTTCTGGGCCGATCTCGCCTCCGAGCTGCAGTGGGAGAAGCGCTGGCGGAAGGTGCTCGAATGGAAGGCCCCCGACGCGAAGTGGTTCGTCGGCGGCCGGCTCAATGCCAGCGTCAACTGTCTCGACCGGCACCTCAAAGGCGCGCGCCGGAACAAGGCCGCGCTCATCTGGGAGGGCGAGCCGGGCGATCGCCGCACTTACACCTACAAGGACCTGCATCGGGAAGTCTGCCAGTTCGCCAACGTGCTCAAGAAGCTCGGCGTGAAGACCGGCGACCGCGTCGCGCTCTACCTTCCCCTGATCCCGGAGCTGCCGATCGCCATGCTGGCCTGCGCCCGGATCGGCGCGCCGCACACCGTCGTGTTCGGCGGCTTCTCGGCCGAATCGCTGCGCGATCGGATCAACGACGCGGGGGCCAAAGTCCTGGTGACGGCCGACGGTGGCTACCGGCGCGGCAGCCAGGTGCCGCTGAAACAGTATGCCGACGAGGCGGTCGCGGGGTGTCCCACCATCAAGCACGTCATCATGGTCAATCGCGGCGACTTCCAGGTCCACTTCAAGGAAGGGCGCGATCACTGGTGGCACGTCCTGATGGAGGAGGCCTCCGCCGACTGCCCCGCCGTCGACGTCGATTCGGAGCACCTCCTTTACATCCTCTATACCTCCGGCACCACGGGGAAGCCCAAGGGGATCGTGCACACCACCGGCGGCTACCTCACCGGCGCCTACGCCACGACGAAGCATGTCTTCGATCTGCGCGAGGAGGATGTCTACTGGTGCACTGCCGACATCGGCTGGGTGACGGGGCATTCGTATGTGGTCTATGGGCCGCTCGCCAACGGCGCCACGGTGGTGATGTACGAAGGCTCCCCCGATTGGCCCGATCGGGGGCGCTTCTGGCGCATCGTCGAGAAATATGGCGTCACCATCTTCTATACGGCGCCGACCGCCATCCGGGCCTTCATGAAGTGGGGCGACAGCTTCCCGAAGGCGAGCGACCTCTCCTCGCTGCGGCTCCTGGGAACGGTCGGAGAGCCGATCAATCCCGAAGCCTGGATCTGGTACCACGCGCTCATCGGAGGCGGAAGGTGTCCCGTCGTGGATACCTGGTGGCAGACGGAAACTGGAATGATCCTGATCACCCCGCTGCCCGGAGTGACCCGGTTGAAGCCGGGCTCCGCCACGCTAGCCTTCCCCGGCATCGACGCCGCGGTGGTCAACGAGCGGGGTGAGGAGGTGAAGGTCGGCGGCGGGTACCTGGTCCTGCGGCGTCCCTGGCCGTCGATGTTGCGCGGCATCTACGGCGACCCGAAGCGCTTCCGCCAGCAGTACTGGAGCCGCTTCCCCGGCATGTACTTCACCGGCGACGGCGCCAAGCGCGACGCCGACGGCTACTTCTGGCTGCTGGGCCGGGTCGACGACGTCATGAATGTGGCCGGGCACCGGATCGGCACGATGGAGGTGGAATCGGCCCTGGTGGATCACCACTCGGTGGCGGAAGCTGCCGTCGTGGGAGTGGATCACGACATCAAGGGGACCGCGATCGCCGCCTTCGTCACCTTGAAGGAAGGGACCAAATCGCATGCGAACCTCGTTGGGGAGCTGAAGGAGCACGTGGTCAAGAAGATCGGCGCCATCGCCCGCCCCGAGCAGATACTTTTCAGCGCCGAGCTCCCCAAGACTAGATCCGGGAAGATCATGCGCCGTCTGCTGCGTGACATCGCGGGAGGCCATGCCCTGGGTGACACCACGACCTTGGCGGACCCAGCAGTAGTCGCCGCCTTGAAGCAGAGGTATGAGGAAGAAGGTTGA
- a CDS encoding NUDIX hydrolase, which yields MGEVLSRRSVHEGRKIKLYLEEVRLPNGAQTELEVIEHPGASAIVPFAGDDEILIIRQHRHCAGGMLLEVPAGTLDKGESPEACALREIEEETGFRAGRLEPLGWIWTTPGFTTEKIHLFAAFDLTPGKADRDHDEVITLERMRFSDALERAAGGDITDAKTIAALFRASRITFRK from the coding sequence ATGGGCGAGGTATTGAGCCGCCGCTCGGTCCACGAGGGGCGCAAGATCAAGCTGTATCTGGAAGAAGTCCGGCTGCCCAACGGCGCGCAGACGGAGCTCGAAGTGATCGAGCATCCCGGCGCGTCTGCCATCGTACCGTTCGCGGGGGACGACGAGATTCTCATCATCCGCCAGCACCGCCACTGCGCCGGGGGCATGCTGCTGGAAGTCCCGGCCGGCACGCTCGACAAGGGGGAGTCTCCCGAAGCCTGCGCGCTGCGGGAGATCGAGGAGGAGACCGGCTTCCGCGCCGGACGCCTCGAGCCCCTCGGCTGGATCTGGACCACGCCGGGATTCACGACCGAGAAGATCCACCTGTTCGCGGCCTTCGACCTGACCCCGGGCAAAGCCGACAGGGATCACGATGAGGTGATCACGCTGGAGCGGATGAGATTCTCCGACGCGCTCGAGCGCGCCGCCGGTGGCGACATCACCGACGCCAAGACGATTGCCGCCCTGTTTCGCGCCTCCCGGATCACGTTCCGGAAATGA
- a CDS encoding PaaI family thioesterase: MTKPPANSTPFSQLLGMRCVFREKGKARYELEVGPELLNRRGVAHGGVVASLLDTALGGAVVSSLTPEEWTGTLELSVQFREPVRPGLVIGEGRVARRGRSVAFAEGEIRDASGRTLASAHGVWTIWPKKPE, encoded by the coding sequence ATGACCAAGCCGCCAGCGAACTCGACTCCCTTCAGCCAGCTCCTGGGAATGCGCTGCGTCTTCCGCGAGAAGGGGAAGGCCCGCTACGAGCTGGAAGTGGGACCGGAGCTCCTCAACAGGCGGGGCGTGGCGCACGGTGGTGTGGTCGCCTCGCTTCTCGACACCGCTTTAGGCGGCGCCGTCGTCTCCTCGCTGACGCCTGAAGAATGGACCGGAACGCTCGAGCTGTCGGTACAGTTCCGAGAGCCGGTCCGCCCGGGCCTCGTGATCGGAGAGGGGCGGGTGGCGCGCCGCGGCCGGTCGGTCGCCTTCGCGGAAGGGGAGATTCGCGACGCGTCGGGAAGGACGCTGGCCTCCGCCCACGGTGTCTGGACCATCTGGCCGAAAAAGCCCGAATGA
- the arsN2 gene encoding arsenic resistance N-acetyltransferase ArsN2 — protein MRIEAASSRDLPGIQRLLQCVALPAEGAGERLATTLVAREDSRLIGTAAVEFYPDGALLRSVAVEPGKQGSGIGRELTEAALRLAREGGAGAVYLLTTTAQRFFPKFGFETITRDAVPETVKASDEFRGVCCASAVVMRKTLLP, from the coding sequence ATGAGGATTGAGGCCGCCTCTTCGCGCGATCTCCCCGGCATCCAGCGACTTCTTCAATGCGTCGCATTGCCGGCGGAAGGGGCCGGCGAGCGCCTTGCGACGACGCTCGTCGCCCGTGAAGACTCGCGGCTGATCGGCACGGCGGCGGTCGAGTTTTACCCGGACGGCGCCCTGCTGCGATCCGTCGCGGTCGAGCCTGGCAAGCAGGGCAGCGGCATCGGCCGGGAGCTGACCGAGGCGGCGCTGCGCCTCGCCCGGGAGGGGGGTGCCGGTGCGGTCTACCTGCTCACCACCACGGCGCAGCGCTTCTTTCCCAAATTCGGCTTCGAGACGATTACCCGGGACGCCGTGCCCGAAACGGTGAAGGCCTCCGACGAGTTCAGGGGCGTCTGCTGCGCCTCCGCCGTCGTGATGCGCAAGACATTGCTTCCCTGA
- a CDS encoding nuclear transport factor 2 family protein, which translates to MAHEERVKLYYSLFSERKMKELEALFTDDSLIIDFRGTEHHSTGVVRMFELYPATSRFELLRIVADDHSANTAFRVTGGPEGRGTDGSDLFVFYGDKIRVLKTTLPPT; encoded by the coding sequence ATGGCGCATGAAGAACGCGTAAAGCTCTACTACTCGCTGTTCAGTGAGCGCAAGATGAAGGAGTTGGAGGCGCTGTTCACCGACGACAGCCTGATCATCGATTTCCGAGGCACCGAGCATCACAGCACCGGGGTGGTGCGCATGTTCGAGCTCTACCCCGCGACCTCCCGGTTCGAGCTGTTGCGAATCGTGGCCGACGATCACTCGGCCAACACCGCCTTCCGCGTCACCGGCGGCCCCGAAGGCCGCGGCACCGATGGAAGCGACCTCTTCGTCTTCTACGGCGACAAGATTCGGGTCCTGAAGACCACCCTCCCGCCTACCTGA
- a CDS encoding DUF885 domain-containing protein translates to MIHSIGAAAAPAADYDKKFYTVAERYLDESLHLFPTLASINGYHKYDGLLEDFSEASVTKMTSTFTAFRKEISAIDRAKLSVSAQVDRGLLLQDAEATLLTLTELKPFLKDPLFYNDILGNSTLFVTQTPTDSKDFPARVESIVSRMKRIPGLLEQAKKNLQNPSEVQTKFCIVLNPGNLDFFENVLPPLAAKVPGQQAAVDAERTKVIAALKAYQGWLESDLLPRSKGDWRLGRDLWTKKLKATLASDLSPEEILSRAEAKLKSDRDEMLKVARPLHDKFFPDHKHAETGDDLINVVVKETLAKLSQDHSKPEALFGDVKDKWIPKIKGYIRKSGIIGLPPEDDYFVIEPTPAFMDGVAVAFFNPPPAFEPQLKKSFWVSSIPKGGSPEKDAEVAESYLKEYNDYGLQSLIIHEAFPGHYVQSWYALKSPLATIYKKVFASGTFAEGWAVMAEEEMFTSGFAEGDPANYLVHKKFDLRVPMNAILDSKMHIAGMSEEETDKWAMDMLTRYGFQEEAEAKGKLRRAKITATQLSTYFVGFTELWDILADEKAAEGDKFSLKSFNERLLGFGTIPPRDVRRLMFPPAQSKTGKK, encoded by the coding sequence TTGATTCATTCGATCGGAGCCGCGGCGGCGCCCGCCGCCGATTACGACAAGAAGTTCTACACCGTTGCGGAGCGCTACCTGGACGAGTCGCTGCACCTGTTCCCGACCCTGGCATCGATCAACGGCTACCACAAGTACGACGGGCTGCTGGAGGATTTCAGCGAGGCGTCGGTCACCAAGATGACGTCGACCTTCACCGCCTTCCGCAAGGAGATATCCGCCATCGACCGTGCCAAGCTGTCGGTCAGCGCGCAGGTGGATCGCGGACTGCTCCTTCAGGATGCCGAGGCGACGCTGCTGACGCTCACCGAGCTGAAGCCGTTTCTCAAGGACCCGCTCTTCTACAACGACATCCTGGGAAACAGCACCCTCTTCGTCACGCAAACCCCGACCGACTCGAAGGACTTTCCGGCCCGCGTCGAATCGATCGTCTCGCGCATGAAGCGGATTCCCGGCCTCCTGGAGCAGGCGAAGAAAAACCTCCAGAACCCCTCCGAGGTGCAGACGAAGTTCTGCATCGTCCTCAACCCGGGCAACCTCGATTTCTTCGAGAACGTGCTGCCGCCCTTGGCCGCGAAGGTGCCGGGACAGCAGGCGGCGGTCGACGCTGAGCGGACCAAGGTGATCGCGGCGCTGAAGGCCTATCAGGGCTGGTTGGAAAGCGATCTGCTGCCGCGCTCGAAGGGAGACTGGCGGCTCGGGCGCGATCTCTGGACGAAAAAGCTCAAGGCGACACTGGCATCCGATCTGTCACCCGAGGAGATCCTCAGCCGCGCCGAGGCGAAGCTCAAGAGCGACCGCGACGAGATGCTCAAGGTGGCTCGGCCGCTGCACGACAAGTTCTTCCCGGATCACAAGCACGCCGAGACGGGAGACGACCTGATCAACGTCGTGGTGAAGGAGACGCTCGCGAAGCTCAGCCAGGATCATTCGAAGCCGGAGGCCCTGTTCGGCGACGTCAAGGACAAGTGGATCCCCAAGATCAAGGGATACATCCGCAAGAGCGGCATCATCGGCCTGCCCCCGGAGGATGACTACTTCGTCATCGAGCCGACTCCCGCCTTCATGGACGGCGTCGCGGTCGCCTTCTTCAATCCGCCGCCCGCCTTCGAGCCGCAGCTGAAGAAATCGTTCTGGGTCTCCTCGATCCCCAAAGGGGGCAGCCCCGAGAAGGACGCCGAGGTCGCGGAAAGCTATCTCAAGGAGTACAACGACTACGGCCTGCAGAGCCTCATCATCCACGAGGCGTTCCCGGGGCACTACGTGCAATCGTGGTACGCTCTGAAATCGCCGCTGGCCACCATCTACAAGAAGGTGTTCGCCTCGGGGACTTTCGCCGAAGGCTGGGCGGTCATGGCGGAGGAGGAGATGTTCACCTCCGGCTTCGCCGAGGGGGATCCCGCCAACTACCTGGTCCACAAGAAATTCGATCTCCGGGTGCCCATGAACGCCATTCTGGATTCCAAGATGCACATCGCCGGGATGTCGGAGGAGGAGACCGACAAGTGGGCGATGGATATGCTGACCCGCTACGGCTTCCAGGAGGAGGCGGAGGCGAAGGGAAAACTGCGCCGGGCCAAGATCACCGCGACGCAGCTGTCGACCTACTTCGTGGGATTCACCGAGCTGTGGGACATCCTCGCCGACGAGAAGGCGGCGGAAGGTGACAAGTTCTCGCTCAAGTCGTTCAACGAGCGGCTGCTCGGCTTCGGGACGATCCCGCCGCGCGACGTGCGCCGGCTGATGTTCCCGCCGGCGCAGAGCAAGACGGGGAAGAAGTAG